Part of the Caulifigura coniformis genome, GCGCCAGGCCATGTTCCAGCTGCGCGGGCGTCGGCTTCAGCACGGCCAACGCCGCATCGCGCGACTTGATGATCCCGGCGTGCTGCGTTTCGAGCAGCGGGTGGCGAAATGCCTTTGCCGGGAGGGATTGTGCGAACGACATGCGGCCGGCCGCCAGTCCGGCGATGGTCGCGCCGCCGAGCAGCGCCCTGCGCGAGAAGACGTGACGATTCATGGAGAACTCTCAGGGGCGGTCGGTCGGGGAACAAAGAGGCGTCATCGATCTCGCGGCGCGGGCGATGAGTCCGGGGTGGCCTTCGCTTCAATGCAGATCAGGTTTTCAAATGTCCTGATCACGAGCGCTCCATCGACAACCGCCGGCGTGGCGTTCGTATGCTCGCCCAGTTCATTGCGGGCGACTTCGTCGTATTTCTCGGGTGAGGGGCGGAAGACGACGGTCGTCCCGTTCTGACTGGTGGCGTATGCCAGTCCACCCGCGAGGACGATCGACGCCCAGTGATTGTCGCCGGCCGCGCGATTCTCCCACACCACCTTTCCATTCTTCGGATCGATGCACTGGATCGTTCCAGGCCCCGCGTTGGGCCGATAGACGTAACCCTCCACGAAGATCCCCGTCCCGATGCTCTGCGGATTCTTTTCGGTATGCCACAGCCGATGGGAACTGGTGACGTCCCCCGTTCCTCCCACCCGGACGGCCATCGCCGGTCCGCCGAATCCCGCCGTGATGAACACCGAGTCCCCCACGACGAGGGGAGACGAATATGACAGGTCGCCCCCCTTGTGCCGCATGCCTTCGCTGTACCACAACAGCGTTCCGCTCGCCGGGTCATAGGCGTTCAGTCGCGTCGGCATCGAGAGCAGGAGTTGCCGCTCCCCGTTCACCGTCGTCATCACCGGCGTCGCCCACGAGCCGAAGTACCGCCTGTCGGTTGTATAGCTGCCGTCCCCGTCAACCACTTCCTGCTGTTCCCAGAGCGTCTCGCCGGTCAAGGCGTCGAACGCCGTCAGTGACACCCGCTGACCCGGTCCCGAATGCAGGTACACCCGGCCCGCTTCGATGATGGGCGACGAGCCGTAACCCCAGATGTGCTTGAACTCACCCAGATCGCGCGACCAGAGTGGCTTCCCCTCGAAGTCGTAGCAGTGCAGGCCCCCTGTCGCATGCCAGACCACGACGACCTTCCCGTTCGTGGCCGGCGTGGTCCCGGCATAGGGGTTCGTCTTGTGCGTCGGCATCACGCGGTCGACAACGACCGTCCGCTTCCAGAGTTCCTTCCCCGATGTCAGGTCCCAGGCCGACAGGCTTCGCTTTCGCCCCTCCGGATCTTCGGCACTCGTCGCCAGCACTCGCTGGCCGTGGATGATGGCGCTGCCGTTGCCCGGTTGCGGCAGGCCCACCTTCCACCGGACGTTGTCTGTCGCCGACCAGCGTGTCGGAACGTTCACAGCGTCGGTCGTGCCATTTCCGTTCGGTCCCCGAAAGGCGGGCCAGTCGGAGGCAAGGCCCTGGCAGGCCCACGCGGACGCCAACATCCACAGGCACGCTCGCAAGGAGTGCTTCATCGTCGTCCCTCCCGAATCAAACCCGGGACCCGGCCGGCAGGAGCATCCGGCGCGACACGGTCACAGGGAGACCGTGATTCCCCGAGTATCGCTTCGAAGCATCGACAGTGC contains:
- a CDS encoding PQQ-binding-like beta-propeller repeat protein — translated: MKHSLRACLWMLASAWACQGLASDWPAFRGPNGNGTTDAVNVPTRWSATDNVRWKVGLPQPGNGSAIIHGQRVLATSAEDPEGRKRSLSAWDLTSGKELWKRTVVVDRVMPTHKTNPYAGTTPATNGKVVVVWHATGGLHCYDFEGKPLWSRDLGEFKHIWGYGSSPIIEAGRVYLHSGPGQRVSLTAFDALTGETLWEQQEVVDGDGSYTTDRRYFGSWATPVMTTVNGERQLLLSMPTRLNAYDPASGTLLWYSEGMRHKGGDLSYSSPLVVGDSVFITAGFGGPAMAVRVGGTGDVTSSHRLWHTEKNPQSIGTGIFVEGYVYRPNAGPGTIQCIDPKNGKVVWENRAAGDNHWASIVLAGGLAYATSQNGTTVVFRPSPEKYDEVARNELGEHTNATPAVVDGALVIRTFENLICIEAKATPDSSPAPRDR